The Pasteurella multocida genome contains a region encoding:
- the atpD gene encoding F0F1 ATP synthase subunit beta has product MATGKIVQIIGAVIDVEFPQDAVPKVYDALNVETGLVLEVQQQLGGGVVRCIAMGSSDGLKRGLSVTNTNNPISVPVGTKTLGRIMNVLGEPIDEQGEIGAEENWSIHRAPPSYEEQSNSTELLETGIKVIDLVCPFAKGGKVGLFGGAGVGKTVNMMELIRNIAIEHSGYSVFAGVGERTREGNDFYHEMKDSNVLDKVSLVYGQMNEPPGNRLRVALTGLTMAEKFRDEGRDVLFFVDNIYRYTLAGTEVSALLGRMPSAVGYQPTLAEEMGVLQERITSTKTGSITSVQAVYVPADDLTDPSPATTFAHLDSTVVLSRQIASLGIYPAVDPLESTSRQLDPLVVGEEHYNVARGVQTTLQRYKELKDIIAILGMDELSEEDKLVVARARKIERFLSQPFFVAEVFNGTPGKYVPLKETIRGFKGILDGEYDHIPEQAFYMAGTIDEVLEKAKKL; this is encoded by the coding sequence ATGGCAACTGGAAAAATTGTACAAATCATCGGTGCGGTTATTGACGTTGAATTCCCACAAGATGCAGTACCAAAAGTATATGATGCCTTAAATGTTGAAACAGGTTTAGTACTTGAAGTTCAACAACAATTAGGTGGTGGTGTAGTTCGCTGTATCGCAATGGGATCATCTGATGGATTAAAACGCGGTTTAAGCGTAACAAATACGAATAACCCAATTTCTGTTCCAGTGGGAACGAAAACATTGGGTCGTATCATGAACGTATTGGGTGAACCAATCGATGAGCAAGGTGAAATCGGTGCAGAAGAGAATTGGTCTATTCACCGTGCGCCACCAAGTTATGAAGAACAATCTAACAGTACTGAACTTTTAGAAACGGGAATTAAAGTTATCGACTTAGTTTGTCCGTTTGCGAAAGGGGGTAAAGTAGGTTTATTCGGTGGTGCGGGTGTCGGTAAAACCGTCAATATGATGGAATTAATCCGTAACATCGCAATTGAGCACTCAGGTTACTCTGTCTTTGCGGGGGTAGGTGAGCGTACGCGTGAAGGTAACGACTTCTATCATGAGATGAAAGACTCTAACGTATTAGATAAAGTGTCTCTTGTTTATGGTCAAATGAACGAGCCACCAGGTAACCGTTTACGTGTGGCATTAACAGGCTTAACTATGGCGGAAAAATTCCGTGATGAAGGTCGTGATGTCTTATTCTTCGTTGATAATATTTATCGTTATACTCTTGCTGGTACAGAAGTTTCTGCATTATTAGGTCGTATGCCATCTGCGGTAGGTTATCAACCAACCCTTGCAGAAGAAATGGGTGTTCTGCAAGAGCGTATTACCTCAACCAAAACAGGTTCTATTACTTCTGTTCAAGCCGTTTACGTGCCTGCCGATGACTTAACTGACCCATCGCCAGCAACCACGTTTGCGCACTTAGACTCAACAGTTGTATTAAGCCGTCAAATCGCGTCATTAGGTATTTATCCTGCAGTGGATCCATTAGAATCAACTTCTCGTCAGTTAGATCCATTAGTCGTGGGTGAAGAACACTACAACGTTGCACGTGGTGTACAAACAACCTTACAACGTTATAAAGAATTGAAAGATATTATTGCAATTCTTGGTATGGATGAGTTATCTGAAGAAGATAAATTAGTGGTTGCACGTGCACGTAAGATCGAACGTTTCTTATCACAACCGTTCTTCGTTGCGGAAGTATTTAATGGTACGCCAGGTAAATATGTTCCATTAAAAGAAACAATTCGTGGCTTTAAAGGTATTTTAGACGGTGAATATGACCATATCCCAGAACAAGCGTTCTATATGGCGGGTACCATCGACGAAGTATTAGAAAAAGCGAAAAAATTGTAA
- a CDS encoding F0F1 ATP synthase subunit epsilon — protein sequence MSVFNLTVVSAEQQIFSGQVESIQATGIEGELGILAGHTPLLTAIKPGIVKLTLEDGKEEVIYVSGGFLEVQPNVVTVLADTAIRGDELDGDRILAAKKRAEENIRTRHGDANYEMLASKLSKELAKLRAYELTEKLVKNKR from the coding sequence ATGTCAGTATTTAACTTAACCGTAGTAAGTGCAGAGCAACAGATTTTTTCTGGTCAAGTAGAGAGTATTCAAGCAACAGGTATTGAGGGTGAACTGGGTATTTTAGCTGGTCACACCCCACTCCTTACGGCGATTAAACCCGGTATTGTGAAATTAACTCTTGAAGACGGAAAAGAAGAAGTGATCTATGTCTCGGGTGGTTTTTTAGAAGTTCAACCCAATGTGGTTACCGTATTAGCGGATACGGCGATTCGTGGTGATGAATTAGATGGCGATCGTATTTTAGCTGCTAAAAAACGTGCAGAAGAAAATATTCGTACGCGTCATGGCGATGCTAATTATGAAATGTTGGCGTCGAAACTGTCTAAAGAATTAGCGAAACTCCGTGCTTATGAATTAACGGAAAAATTAGTTAAAAATAAACGCTAA
- the tusA gene encoding sulfurtransferase TusA — protein sequence MNEIRVAQTLDTLGLRCPEPVMLVRKHIRFLEEGDVLLVIADDPATTRDIPSFCQFMEHTLLKSEIEHIPFQYWVKKGK from the coding sequence ATGAATGAGATTAGGGTAGCACAAACATTAGATACATTAGGCCTACGCTGTCCTGAGCCAGTTATGCTGGTGAGAAAACACATCCGTTTTTTAGAGGAAGGCGATGTTTTATTAGTTATCGCGGATGATCCAGCAACAACAAGAGATATTCCCAGTTTTTGTCAATTTATGGAACACACACTGTTAAAAAGTGAGATTGAACATATTCCCTTTCAATATTGGGTAAAAAAAGGCAAATAA